In Terriglobia bacterium, one DNA window encodes the following:
- the tpx gene encoding thiol peroxidase: MERPNGTTFQGNPLTLIGSELRVGDKAPAFTARTLDLKPFTLDDTKGKIRLFSAVPSLDTPVCDTETRRFNMEAAKLGDKVEIVTVSVDLPFAQKRWCGAAGIDKIKIVSDYYDRSFSQAYGTLIKELHLSSRAVFIVDDKDTIRYVEYVPEIVNEPNYERALAALKALLH; encoded by the coding sequence ATGGAACGACCGAATGGAACCACATTTCAAGGGAACCCGCTCACGCTGATTGGATCCGAACTCCGAGTTGGGGACAAGGCTCCCGCTTTTACAGCGCGCACCCTGGATTTAAAGCCGTTCACCCTCGACGACACCAAAGGAAAGATCCGGCTGTTCAGCGCCGTCCCCTCGCTCGACACCCCGGTCTGCGATACGGAAACGCGCCGGTTCAACATGGAAGCTGCGAAACTGGGGGATAAGGTCGAAATCGTCACCGTGAGCGTGGATCTTCCATTTGCCCAGAAGCGCTGGTGCGGCGCCGCCGGCATCGACAAAATAAAGATCGTTTCAGATTACTACGATCGTTCCTTCAGCCAGGCTTACGGCACCCTCATCAAGGAACTTCACCTGTCCAGCCGAGCCGTTTTCATCGTGGATGACAAGGACACGATCCGTTACGTGGAGTATGTGCCGGAAATCGTGAACGAACCCAACTACGAGCGTGCGCTCGCTGCGCTCAAGGCCCTCCTGCATTGA
- a CDS encoding M20/M25/M40 family metallo-hydrolase, which produces MKKLFSLFLLTVACISVAAGPDLLDERWERAYQAWDSGDYITALRGFESLLKGPDADRWLERIALVTGELYQDTELAPDGRTPRFSASGRYAAFENGTRPAVVTHILDVERQLHKVVDIQGESLVFSPTRDTVAYFRVKDTQEISNLRKEIEALSKAATQDRQTLTAKQRQLSALETRSMDLFLRDLSSGKEQRLDDDGLLKAGLAFSADGREVYFAGARESDTSSNEIYAVSESGRPHALTSGPGFKINPIMVPGGKYVIYTSSAQSPFPRPGTGDQTGRGGQGAAPAAAAGGRGGGGGQGTAPAGAAGGRGGGPQGRRVEFAVLNLVDGKSTRFTGSAAPSISAEGSALAFPAGSGTEYNIQVLKLSEPLNPVAIRKSQDRIGSAALSPDGSRIIFEMPVSREKNTEIYCIKSDGTGEVRVSREIQPDWGPRFLSGSKVLAIKGERRHARSYLYDLDTLKNFKLFHNNTVRTIAPEYEWVANPAGNLILIVADRDGDTISPERGIYLLDLNRKITRDGLLTRIQTDLASEQALRMSGEAMYRPIAGKVRAVTDQVSICKLYEYQESLFNFDVKAIGQPGNKLAGDYIYNTFSSFGYQPEYQWFDARGNIRTANILVTLRGTENPELIYVLGSHYDSVPAGPGADDDSTGIAVLLEAARVLARTPMPATIVFAAFTGEEAGDLGSHEFVRQAQEKKVQILGALNNDMIGWTNDHRLDNTIRYTNDGMRNLQHAAAFLFSKMITYDARYYKATDAAAFYDAYGDIVSGLGSYPVLGNPYYHQSTDLLETVNHQLVTEAAKMTTASIMLLAASPARVTGLKVESVTSDAVELAWAAAPEKGVASYTVAYGPESNPMVRTLTVKTPRAQITGLKKGEKLMIAVKAVNTRGLSGWDWAHTTATPQ; this is translated from the coding sequence GTGAAAAAGTTGTTTTCCCTTTTTCTCCTTACAGTTGCGTGTATTTCGGTGGCGGCCGGTCCGGATTTGCTTGACGAGCGCTGGGAACGCGCATATCAGGCATGGGACAGCGGAGACTACATCACCGCCCTGCGCGGGTTTGAGTCCCTATTGAAGGGCCCGGATGCCGACCGGTGGCTTGAGCGCATTGCCCTCGTCACGGGTGAACTGTATCAGGACACAGAACTTGCACCCGATGGCCGCACGCCCCGGTTCAGCGCGTCAGGTCGCTACGCAGCGTTTGAGAACGGCACGCGTCCTGCGGTGGTCACCCATATACTGGACGTCGAGCGTCAGTTGCATAAGGTCGTCGACATCCAGGGAGAAAGCCTCGTTTTCTCCCCCACGCGTGATACGGTTGCTTATTTTCGAGTGAAGGACACGCAGGAAATCTCGAACTTACGCAAGGAGATCGAGGCCCTCTCCAAGGCCGCAACCCAGGACCGGCAGACGCTTACGGCAAAGCAACGACAGCTTTCCGCACTCGAAACCAGAAGCATGGATCTCTTCCTTCGCGATCTTTCCTCCGGCAAGGAGCAGCGACTGGACGATGACGGACTTCTCAAGGCTGGGCTCGCCTTCAGTGCCGACGGCCGCGAAGTCTATTTCGCCGGAGCCAGAGAATCCGATACCTCCTCAAACGAGATTTACGCCGTGTCCGAGTCCGGAAGGCCGCATGCGCTCACCTCCGGGCCCGGCTTCAAGATCAACCCGATCATGGTTCCCGGAGGCAAATATGTGATCTACACCTCCTCGGCGCAGTCGCCGTTCCCTCGACCTGGAACGGGAGATCAGACGGGTCGTGGCGGTCAAGGCGCTGCTCCGGCAGCGGCAGCCGGCGGCCGTGGCGGGGGTGGAGGCCAGGGTACCGCTCCTGCAGGAGCAGCCGGCGGTCGGGGCGGCGGGCCTCAAGGCCGGCGCGTGGAGTTTGCGGTATTAAACCTTGTGGATGGCAAGTCAACCAGATTCACCGGCTCGGCAGCCCCGTCCATTTCGGCCGAGGGCTCCGCACTCGCCTTTCCCGCCGGCAGCGGCACCGAATACAACATCCAGGTTTTGAAACTCAGCGAGCCGCTGAACCCGGTTGCAATCAGAAAATCTCAAGACAGGATCGGATCGGCGGCGCTCTCTCCCGACGGCTCACGCATCATCTTTGAAATGCCCGTATCCCGCGAGAAGAACACCGAGATCTATTGCATCAAGTCCGACGGTACCGGCGAAGTCAGGGTGAGCCGTGAGATCCAGCCGGATTGGGGACCGCGGTTCCTCAGCGGCAGCAAGGTTCTCGCCATCAAAGGCGAGCGCCGCCACGCCCGCTCCTATCTCTACGATCTCGACACATTGAAAAACTTCAAGCTGTTCCACAACAATACGGTCCGGACCATCGCCCCGGAGTACGAATGGGTGGCAAACCCTGCCGGCAACCTGATTCTGATCGTGGCCGACCGCGATGGGGACACTATCTCCCCGGAACGCGGAATTTACCTCCTGGATCTAAACCGGAAGATCACCCGGGACGGCCTGCTGACCCGCATCCAGACCGATCTCGCGTCCGAACAGGCTCTTCGCATGTCGGGCGAAGCGATGTACCGCCCCATTGCCGGCAAAGTCAGAGCGGTCACGGACCAGGTATCGATCTGCAAGCTCTACGAGTATCAAGAGTCCTTGTTCAATTTTGACGTCAAGGCCATCGGGCAGCCGGGAAACAAGCTGGCAGGCGATTACATCTACAACACGTTCTCGTCGTTCGGATATCAGCCGGAGTACCAGTGGTTCGACGCCAGAGGCAATATCAGGACCGCCAACATCCTGGTAACCCTGCGCGGCACCGAGAATCCCGAGCTGATCTATGTGCTCGGCAGTCATTACGATTCTGTCCCCGCCGGGCCCGGCGCCGACGACGACTCAACCGGGATCGCGGTCCTGCTCGAGGCCGCGCGGGTGCTGGCCAGGACCCCCATGCCGGCGACGATTGTCTTTGCGGCGTTCACAGGCGAGGAAGCCGGCGATCTCGGCAGCCACGAGTTTGTACGGCAGGCGCAGGAGAAGAAGGTGCAGATTCTAGGGGCGCTGAACAACGACATGATCGGCTGGACGAACGATCACCGGCTCGACAACACCATCCGCTACACCAATGACGGCATGCGGAATCTGCAGCATGCCGCCGCCTTCCTTTTTTCCAAAATGATCACCTACGACGCCCGCTACTACAAAGCTACGGACGCCGCGGCCTTCTACGACGCATACGGCGACATCGTATCAGGGCTGGGCTCCTACCCCGTGCTGGGGAACCCCTATTACCATCAGTCAACCGACCTGCTCGAAACCGTCAACCACCAACTGGTGACCGAGGCAGCCAAGATGACCACAGCCTCGATCATGCTCCTTGCAGCCAGCCCAGCCAGGGTGACAGGGCTCAAAGTCGAGAGTGTCACGAGTGATGCTGTCGAGCTCGCGTGGGCGGCTGCCCCAGAAAAAGGGGTGGCTTCCTACACGGTGGCATACGGACCGGAGAGCAATCCCATGGTACGGACCCTGACAGTAAAAACACCAAGGGCCCAGATCACCGGATTAAAGAAGGGCGAAAAACTGATGATTGCGGTGAAGGCGGTAAACACCCGTGGGCTGTCGGGATGGGATTGGGCTCACACAACCGCAACGCCTCAATAA
- a CDS encoding radical SAM protein: MATVDKEIVRQPLNTTYSGVPTNNITKGLPKRVESICPDPDCGKVIAARLFAEDGKVYMDKTCPEHGYCKDLYWSDVELYLKAEKWEFGDGKGLSNPNTYSELCPRDCGICQRHASHTSLGNIDLTNRCNLTCPICFANSNVTGKVYEPSKDQVMEMLRLYRGEQPVAGRLVQFSGGEPTIHPDFLEILRGATQLGFSHIQVASNGIRFADPDFTMRAAEAGLHTIYLQFDGVDDHVYKQTRGRNLLEYKLKTVEAVRKAGIKIVYVPTIAGGINEDQVGKILKFALDNIDVSSGISYQPVAITGRINYEERLKLRFTLPDLVRCIEEQTGIATKDDWYPLSFVQPVSKIISSVRGADTVHITCHPHCSLGTYLFIEQSTGKAIPITRFTDVEGMFKEIEIQAAKTKASRFRRFAQMNAFYQLQKHYKKDKAPAGLDFTRFLQTLDGFFDKEAGRGEKDGTYTNKTLLVAGMHFMDAYNYDLERVRRCVIHYATPAGRIIPFCAYNGGLVHRTTIEDQFSIPAEEYRRRRKAQGQEII, translated from the coding sequence ATGGCAACAGTGGATAAGGAAATCGTCAGGCAACCGCTCAACACGACCTATAGCGGCGTGCCTACCAACAACATCACTAAAGGCCTTCCCAAGCGGGTCGAATCGATCTGTCCGGATCCGGACTGCGGCAAAGTGATCGCAGCCCGCCTGTTCGCTGAGGACGGCAAGGTCTATATGGACAAGACTTGCCCGGAGCACGGCTACTGCAAGGATCTGTACTGGTCCGACGTCGAGCTCTATCTGAAAGCGGAAAAATGGGAATTCGGCGACGGCAAAGGGCTGTCCAACCCGAATACCTATAGCGAGCTCTGCCCGCGCGACTGCGGCATCTGCCAGCGTCATGCCAGCCACACTTCGCTGGGCAACATCGACTTGACCAATCGCTGCAATCTGACCTGCCCGATCTGCTTTGCCAACTCGAATGTGACCGGCAAAGTTTACGAGCCGAGCAAAGACCAAGTCATGGAGATGTTGCGGCTTTATCGGGGGGAGCAGCCGGTGGCAGGCCGCCTCGTCCAGTTTTCCGGTGGTGAGCCTACGATCCACCCCGACTTCCTGGAGATCCTCCGTGGGGCGACACAGCTGGGGTTCAGTCACATCCAGGTCGCTTCCAACGGAATCCGGTTTGCGGACCCTGATTTCACCATGCGTGCCGCCGAAGCAGGACTTCACACGATCTACCTGCAGTTCGACGGCGTGGACGATCATGTCTACAAGCAGACGCGCGGCCGTAATCTGCTGGAATATAAGTTGAAGACTGTCGAGGCGGTCCGTAAGGCAGGGATCAAAATCGTCTATGTACCGACGATTGCCGGCGGGATCAACGAGGATCAGGTCGGTAAAATCCTCAAGTTCGCCCTCGACAACATTGATGTCTCGAGCGGCATTAGCTATCAGCCCGTCGCCATTACCGGCCGGATCAACTATGAAGAGCGCCTGAAACTCCGTTTCACCCTGCCCGACCTGGTTCGTTGCATTGAGGAACAGACGGGGATCGCGACCAAAGACGATTGGTATCCGTTGAGCTTTGTCCAGCCGGTGTCGAAAATCATCAGCTCGGTACGGGGTGCGGACACTGTTCACATCACCTGCCATCCGCACTGCTCGCTCGGTACCTACCTGTTCATCGAGCAAAGCACCGGCAAGGCGATCCCGATCACGCGCTTTACGGATGTCGAAGGCATGTTCAAGGAAATCGAGATCCAGGCTGCCAAGACCAAGGCCAGCCGGTTCAGGCGCTTCGCCCAGATGAACGCGTTCTACCAGCTGCAGAAACACTACAAGAAGGACAAGGCTCCGGCAGGCCTCGATTTCACCCGTTTCCTGCAGACTCTCGACGGCTTTTTCGACAAGGAAGCCGGTCGGGGCGAAAAGGACGGCACGTACACGAACAAAACCCTGCTCGTGGCGGGGATGCACTTTATGGATGCCTACAACTACGATTTGGAGCGCGTGCGGCGCTGCGTCATCCACTATGCCACTCCGGCGGGCCGGATCATTCCTTTCTGCGCTTACAACGGCGGCCTCGTGCACCGCACGACCATCGAGGATCAATTCTCGATACCGGCGGAAGAATACCGGAGACGCAGGAAAGCGCAGGGCCAGGAAATCATCTAA
- a CDS encoding peptidylprolyl isomerase translates to MIRRSMVLVAALLACLPLTGSAEKANQDVKPPAAAQAATDDVVVKVLGESITEKDVLNTINQIARAQQQQASPQQLLQKDTFYYRDALETLIGSVLLKNEGKEKNIVADPAKIEETYKSLRGQFQTEDAFQKAIQAQGLKEADVRKSIEDSVLIQQVLGQALKDLPPVTDAEVQKFYDENPKYFEEPPQVHAAHIFMKVDKAATPEQKAAIKKKLDDIRADIENKKITFAEAAAKNSDDKQNAQSGGDLGTFKRGDLIPPLEEAAFTAKPGTLTPIVETEFGYHLISVIEVKAAVKTPLEKVKPEILKFLEQKTRQEATRKHVDELKAKVKIETLMTDEEWNKRHAVK, encoded by the coding sequence ATGATCCGACGATCCATGGTACTGGTTGCTGCTCTGCTGGCTTGCCTGCCGCTGACGGGATCGGCAGAGAAGGCTAACCAGGATGTGAAACCTCCTGCCGCGGCGCAAGCTGCCACGGATGATGTTGTTGTCAAGGTGCTCGGCGAATCCATCACAGAAAAGGATGTTCTGAACACCATCAACCAGATAGCGCGGGCTCAACAGCAGCAGGCCTCCCCTCAGCAGCTGCTCCAGAAAGACACCTTCTATTACAGAGATGCCCTTGAAACGCTGATCGGAAGCGTTCTGCTGAAGAATGAAGGCAAAGAGAAGAACATCGTCGCCGACCCGGCCAAGATCGAAGAGACCTACAAGTCTCTGAGGGGACAATTCCAGACGGAGGACGCGTTCCAGAAGGCGATACAGGCCCAGGGGCTCAAAGAGGCCGACGTGCGCAAGTCCATCGAAGACAGCGTCCTGATCCAACAGGTGCTGGGACAGGCGCTTAAAGACCTTCCGCCCGTTACCGATGCCGAGGTCCAGAAGTTTTACGACGAAAACCCCAAGTACTTTGAAGAGCCCCCGCAGGTCCACGCCGCCCACATCTTCATGAAAGTAGATAAGGCTGCCACGCCGGAACAAAAGGCCGCGATCAAGAAAAAACTCGATGACATCCGTGCCGACATCGAGAACAAGAAAATCACTTTTGCGGAAGCTGCCGCTAAGAATTCCGATGACAAGCAAAATGCCCAGAGCGGGGGGGATCTCGGCACCTTCAAACGCGGAGATCTGATACCTCCGCTCGAAGAAGCAGCGTTTACCGCCAAACCGGGAACGCTGACCCCGATTGTGGAGACCGAATTCGGCTATCATCTGATCAGCGTCATCGAGGTCAAAGCGGCAGTGAAAACGCCGCTCGAAAAAGTCAAGCCGGAAATCCTGAAGTTCCTGGAGCAAAAGACCAGGCAGGAAGCCACCCGAAAGCACGTCGACGAACTCAAGGCCAAGGTCAAGATTGAGACCCTGATGACCGACGAGGAATGGAACAAGCGCCACGCCGTCAAATGA